A stretch of Lathyrus oleraceus cultivar Zhongwan6 chromosome 6, CAAS_Psat_ZW6_1.0, whole genome shotgun sequence DNA encodes these proteins:
- the LOC127097101 gene encoding probable protein phosphatase 2C 38: MVRSCWKPAVDGDDGDGSGSGSGGRVDGLLWYKDLGNHVYGEFSMAVIQANSSLEDRSVFESGPLSFNHFGPQGTFVGVYDGHGGAEASQFVSDNLFCNFKRLAAENQGLSENVIKRAFLATEESFLSLVKKQWLSKPHIASAGTCCLVGIICNGMIYIANSGDSRVVLGRLERATRETSAIQLSAEHNVNLERVRDELRSEHPFDSEIVVLRHNVWRVKGLIQVSRSIGDAYLKKAEFNREPLPSKFRLAETFFKPIMSCEPSISSHKLHPDDQFLIFASDGLWEHLSNQEAVHIVSNNAPNGIARRLVKAALREAAKKREMRLADLQKIEQGTRRHFHDDITVIVVFLNHRMIDNSSLWGSPLSIKGGGSANH, from the exons ATGGTGAGATCTTGCTGGAAACCTGCTGTGGATGGTGATGATGGAGATGGGAGTGGAAGTGGGAGTGGTGGGAGAGTGGATGGATTGTTATGGTACAAAGATTTAGGGAACCATGTTTATGGTGAATTTTCAATGGCTGTGATTCAAGCTAATAGTTCTTTGGAGGATAGAAGTGTGTTTGAGTCTGGTCCTTTGAGTTTTAACCATTTTGGTCCTCAAGGAACTTTTGTTGGTGTTTATGATGGTCATGGTGGAGCTGAGGCTTCTCAGTTTGTCAGTGATAATCTTTTCTGCAATTTCAAAA GGCTTGCAGCTGAAAACCAAGGCTTATCAGAAAATGTTATCAAAAGAGCATTTTTAGCAACCGAAGAAAGTTTTCTATCACTTGTGAAGAAACAGTGGCTAAGCAAGCCACATATTGCATCAGCAGGAACATGTTGTTTGGTTGGGATAATTTGCAATGGAATGATATACATTGCAAATTCCGGTGACTCGAGGGTGGTGTTAGGAAGATTAGAGAGAGCAACAAGGGAAACATCAGCTATCCAATTATCTGCAGAACATAATGTCAATCTTGAAAGAGTGAGAGATGAACTTAGATCAGAGCATCCTTTTGATTCAGAGATTGTGGTTCTGAGACACAATGTTTGGCGCGTGAAAGGCCTTATTCAG GTTTCGCGATCGATCGGTGATGCGTATTTGAAGAAAGCTGAATTCAATAGGGAGCCTCTACCATCTAAGTTTAGGCTAGCTGAAACATTTTTCAAGCCAATTATGAGTTGTGAGCCATCAATTTCATCTCACAAACTTCATCCTGATGATCAGTTTCTCATATTTGCTTCGGATGGATTATGGGAGCATCTTAGCAACCAAGAGGCTGTTCATATAGTCAGCAATAATGCACCTAAT GGAATTGCAAGAAGACTTGTGAAAGCAGCATTAAGAGAAGCAGCTAAGAAGAGGGAAATGAGACTAGCAGACCTACAAAAGATTGAACAAGGAACAAGGAGACACTTTCATGATGATATAACAGTGATTGTTGTGTTTCTAAATCACAGAATGATTGATAATAGCTCTCTTTGGGGGTCTCCTCTATCAATCAAGGGAGGTGGATCTGCTAATCATTAA